CCAGCCAAACTTGGCGAGGAACTTCTGCCACGTGCGGTTGCCGAGTTCGACGCCGTACTTCAGTACCTCGCCCGCGTGCGTTTCCATGAACGGGATCATGACGTGCCGCAGGCCGAGGTCGAGGCCCCGCTGCACCAGCGCGTTGGCGTTGTCGACGCCCTTCTGGACCAGCCCCGCGGCGTTGTGACCGAGGACGCGCTCCACGGTACCGACCGCGGCCGGCAGGACCGATTGCAGCCCCCACCGGCAGAGCGAGTGGTGCTGCGGGGCGTTCTGCGTCACGCCGCCGAGCAGTTTCCGCCGCTTCTCGCGCGACATTTCCGCGCTCACGACGAGCACAGCGACCGCGCCCGACCCGCCGGTGAGCGTGGCGATGCTCTCGCGGAACAGCTCGACCGACTTCGTGCGCACCATCCGGTCGATCACGTTCTCGTTGATCTCACGCGCGGTCTCGGCCGAGACCACCAGCCCCGCTTCGGCCTGCCCGAGTTCGATCTTGTTCGCGATCTCGACGATGCCGTTGAGCACCCCGAGGCAGGCGTTGCTCAGGTCGAAAATCGCCGCGTTCGGGTTGATCTTCAGTTCGTGGGCCACGGCGCACGCGGTGGCCGGCTCGAAATTCTCGCGACACACGCCCGCGTAGATCAGCACGTCGATCTCGGAGGCCGACATATCGGCCGCGGCGAGCGCCTTTTTCGCGGCGGCTGCGGCCCCGCGCGAGAGCGGGTACCCCGGCTCCCACCACCGGCGCTCGTTGATGCCGGTGAGCAGTTCCAACTGCCCGGGCGACATTTTAAGCGCTTGGTACACCGGCGCGAGTCGCGACTCCAGTTCCGCGGTGGAAACTACCACCGGCGGGAGTTCGTACCCGATCGCTTCGAGGTGAACGCGGTTGTATTTCATGCGAGGTCGGCACCGGGTGTTTTCTGGTGGCACGAGCGATCCTGCCCGTGCCCCGGTCGCGTGCGAGTACCGACTGCTACTCTAGAGTAAAGTCGGTCATCTGGTAGATGACGCGCCCGTCCACGGTGAGAAATCCATTTGCGGTCAGGTGCCGATGATCGTCGTCCGCCGCGACGATTTCAAGCACAACTGTCACCTCGCCGTCGGTCGGGAGCACCTGCCCGCGGTACACCCAGGTGTGCGGCGCGTTCCGCGCCACCGTGTGCCACGCCTTTTCCGGGTTCCCCCAGCGTTTCCACGCCGCGAACTTCAGCAACTGAAGGAACGA
This region of Gemmata massiliana genomic DNA includes:
- a CDS encoding 3-oxoacyl-ACP synthase III; amino-acid sequence: MKYNRVHLEAIGYELPPVVVSTAELESRLAPVYQALKMSPGQLELLTGINERRWWEPGYPLSRGAAAAAKKALAAADMSASEIDVLIYAGVCRENFEPATACAVAHELKINPNAAIFDLSNACLGVLNGIVEIANKIELGQAEAGLVVSAETAREINENVIDRMVRTKSVELFRESIATLTGGSGAVAVLVVSAEMSREKRRKLLGGVTQNAPQHHSLCRWGLQSVLPAAVGTVERVLGHNAAGLVQKGVDNANALVQRGLDLGLRHVMIPFMETHAGEVLKYGVELGNRTWQKFLAKFGWRSDYLDKVICHQVGAGHREAVLKGIGIPPEKDFSTFEYLGNIGTVSLPITAAIAEEREFLRPGDRVGFLGIGSGLNCLMLGLEW